From a region of the Acidobacteriota bacterium genome:
- a CDS encoding response regulator codes for MNKRYEILIVDDEAVVGERLTASLSKDGHSVEAYTDPAEVLKTIGSKTFDMVICDIRMGEIDGLQVMERMLADSPRTKFIMITGYATLELARESLTKGAFDFIAKPFKLGEIRATIDKAIEALNSENESAPEESGA; via the coding sequence ATGAACAAACGTTACGAGATCCTGATCGTGGACGACGAGGCCGTCGTCGGGGAGCGTCTCACTGCGTCCCTCAGCAAGGACGGGCACTCGGTGGAAGCGTACACCGACCCGGCCGAGGTCTTGAAAACGATCGGATCGAAAACCTTCGATATGGTTATCTGCGATATCAGGATGGGGGAGATTGACGGTCTCCAGGTCATGGAGCGCATGCTCGCCGACTCGCCGCGAACCAAGTTCATCATGATCACGGGCTACGCGACACTGGAGCTGGCACGAGAGTCGCTGACCAAAGGGGCATTCGATTTCATCGCCAAGCCATTCAAGCTCGGCGAGATCAGAGCCACCATTGACAAGGCTATCGAGGCTCTCAATAGTGAGAATGAATCCGCGCCCGAAGAAAGCGGCGCTTGA
- the mgtE gene encoding magnesium transporter, whose product MAGPLGYDGQLRATMVKKATESELVQELHTLLSDGEEQALKIFLRLVRPEDIAEWLDFLSAEDRQSIVAVLDAEAAGTVLTDTTSPIRAQLVDEIEPKRLARIAEAMPPDDAADLIGELEVGDTEEVLHHIPSSDRQVLRQLLTYPEDTAGGIMHPEAVAVGPAATVDDAIQMLRTVDEDTPIPAIWVVDTDHHLVGYVRLRKLVTSPPSKRIGDIMATDVISVNVETDQEDVADLVNKFDFMAVPVVDRRDQLLGVVTVDDVLEVIEEEATEDIYKMAGSSAEEEESESILHIARYRLPWLLVCLAGTQLSSLVLIYASREVGLYDQMSVFTAAIMAMAGNTSLQSSTTTVRRLALDTLPRSRFAGHILREIAVALLMGIVCGATASGLAILLGRNPLIGIALGPAMAIGMSVASLLGAAMPMILDMVGVDPAVASGPLVSTINDSLALAVYFAVATGMLLVLS is encoded by the coding sequence ATGGCAGGGCCGCTGGGTTATGATGGCCAACTGCGAGCGACGATGGTGAAAAAAGCGACTGAATCCGAGCTCGTCCAAGAGCTGCATACCCTCCTCAGCGACGGCGAGGAGCAGGCGCTGAAGATCTTTCTGCGCCTCGTCCGCCCGGAGGACATCGCAGAGTGGCTCGATTTTCTATCCGCCGAAGACCGGCAAAGTATCGTCGCCGTCCTCGACGCCGAAGCGGCGGGTACGGTTCTCACGGACACAACCTCTCCGATCCGCGCACAGCTGGTCGACGAGATCGAGCCGAAGCGACTGGCGCGCATCGCAGAGGCCATGCCTCCGGACGACGCCGCAGACCTGATCGGCGAGCTCGAGGTCGGGGACACGGAGGAAGTGCTTCACCACATCCCCTCCTCCGATCGACAGGTGTTGCGCCAACTCCTCACCTATCCGGAGGATACCGCCGGCGGCATCATGCACCCGGAAGCAGTCGCCGTGGGGCCGGCCGCAACCGTTGACGACGCCATTCAAATGCTGCGGACAGTTGATGAAGACACGCCCATCCCTGCCATCTGGGTCGTTGACACAGATCACCACCTTGTTGGATATGTGCGACTGCGAAAACTCGTCACCTCTCCGCCCTCGAAGAGAATCGGCGACATCATGGCGACAGATGTGATTTCGGTGAATGTCGAAACCGACCAGGAAGATGTCGCCGACCTGGTCAATAAATTCGATTTCATGGCCGTCCCGGTGGTCGACCGTAGAGACCAATTGTTGGGAGTCGTGACCGTCGACGACGTCCTCGAGGTCATCGAGGAAGAGGCGACGGAAGATATCTACAAAATGGCTGGATCTTCAGCCGAAGAGGAGGAGTCGGAGTCCATTCTCCACATCGCCCGCTACCGTCTGCCGTGGTTGTTGGTGTGTCTGGCGGGGACTCAACTGTCGTCGCTCGTGTTGATCTACGCTTCTCGAGAGGTGGGACTTTACGATCAGATGTCGGTGTTTACCGCCGCGATCATGGCAATGGCGGGGAACACCTCGCTCCAATCATCGACCACAACTGTTCGCCGCCTGGCTCTCGACACTCTTCCCCGGTCTCGGTTTGCCGGCCACATCCTGCGTGAAATCGCGGTTGCCCTGTTGATGGGAATTGTGTGTGGTGCTACTGCGTCCGGGCTGGCCATTCTTCTTGGCCGCAATCCGTTGATTGGCATCGCTCTCGGACCTGCGATGGCGATCGGCATGTCGGTGGCCAGCTTGCTGGGTGCAGCGATGCCGATGATCCTCGACATGGTGGGGGTGGATCCGGCGGTTGCTTCCGGACCGCTGGTATCCACGATCAACGACTCCTTGGCGCTCGCAGTCTATTTTGCAGTCGCTACCGGAATGTTGCTCGTCCTGAGTTGA